One Coffea arabica cultivar ET-39 chromosome 5c, Coffea Arabica ET-39 HiFi, whole genome shotgun sequence DNA window includes the following coding sequences:
- the LOC140007371 gene encoding uncharacterized protein: MTDQKVSSLKTNSPFLLSANDNPGNLITQTQFKGPNYEEWAKAMRISLRAKKKQGFIDGTIKEPNQNSDEIDDWWTVNSMIVSWISNTIEPGLRSTISYKETAKELWDDIQQRFSVRNGVRVHQLKTEVANCKQNGDSIMAYYGRLKKLWDDLNDYDPMPTCSCNGCKCNFVTRLQQRQEEERVHQFLMGLDESSYSNVRSNIIASDPLPNLHRVYSQVTEQEQVQVMMRAAPNRSDPVSFAMKIVSLGPRNSGGTEKTME, encoded by the coding sequence TTTAATTACGCAGACGCAATTCAAAGGACCAAATTATGAAGAATGGGCTAAGGCCATGAGGATTTCGTTGAGggcaaaaaagaaacaaggtttCATTGATGGCACCATTAAGGAGCCGAACCAGAACtcagatgaaattgatgattggtgGACAGTGAACTCCATGATTGTGTCATGGATTTCTAACACTATCGAACCAGGCTTGCGTTCCACGATTTCATACAAGGAAACGGCAAAGGAATTATGGGATGATATCCAGCAGCGATTCTCTGTTCGTAATGGCGTGCGAGTTCATCAATTGAAAACGGAGGTTGCAAATTGCAAACAAAACGGGGATTCGATCATGGCTTATTATGGTCGACTCAAGAAACTGTGGGATGATTTGAATGATTACGATCCTATGCCTACTTGTTCTTGTAATGGATGCAAGTGTAATTTCGTTACACGGCTTCAACAGCGTCAAGAGGAAGAGCGAGTGCATCAATTCCTCATGGGGCTTGATGAATCATCTTATAGTAATGTTCGTTCCAACATCATCGCTTCAGACCCTCTTCCAAACCTTCATAGGGTTTATTCTCAAGTTACAGAGCAAGAACAAGTGCAGGTAATGATGCGAGCAGCTCCCAATCGGTCTGATCCGGTGAGCTTTGCCATGAAAATAGTCAGCCTAGGCCCTCGGAATTCAGGGGGGACCGAAAAGACGATGGAGTAG